GATGCCACCTTAAATTGATATTATGCTAACTTTTGATTTTGTATATATCTTTGTATTGTTTCAGTCGATACTGTTCCAGCAGTTCCTACATAATATCCCCTACTCCATAGACCACTACCCCAAAACTTAGACTTCTTTAGATTTGGAAAGCCTTTAAATATTTCATTTGCAGAAATACTTTTGAGCTTTCTTACTATATCTACTGGTGCAACAGTTG
This genomic interval from Clostridiisalibacter paucivorans DSM 22131 contains the following:
- the tnpA gene encoding IS200/IS605 family transposase, producing the protein TVAPVDIVRKLKSISANEIFKGFPNLKKSKFWGSGLWSRGYYVGTAGTVSTETIQRYIQNQKLA